From Bacillus oleivorans, the proteins below share one genomic window:
- a CDS encoding ABC transporter ATP-binding protein, with protein sequence MFKVFKQLSWFFKEEWKRYTIALIFLAIVGVIDIMPARLVGMAIDDIHQGILTNELILIYILGLIGIAVASYSLTYVWVNKLFGGAFVVERKLRSKFMNHLLKMTPVFYEKYRTGDLMARGTNDLKAISTTAGFGILTLMDSSIFMITVLFAMGILISWKLTFAAIIPLPIMAYVIKILGEKIHKRFTVAQDRFGEMNNRVLESVSGVRVIRAYVQERADEARFNQMTEDVYEKNLAVAKIDSLFGPIIKVLVGISYLIGLGYGSYLVFQQTISLGDLVTFNVYLGMMIWPMFAVGELINVMQRGSASLDRLQNTLSYEPDITDVEKPISVSKPENVDFNRVSFQYPTSNVQNLDQVKVHFNRGETLGIVGKTGSGKTTFVKQLLKYYPKGEGELTISGIPIEQQTIEQVRDFVGYVPQDHTLFSKTVRENILFGKPEATEEELRKAIELAAFDQDIQFLPEGLETLVGEKGVALSGGQKQRISIARALIKDPEILILDDSLSAVDAKTESRIIENIRRERSGKTTIITTHRLSAVQHADWIIVLDDGKIAEEGTHEILMKIKDGWYHEQYLHQQLESAVGGGDNQ encoded by the coding sequence ATGTTTAAGGTGTTTAAACAATTATCATGGTTTTTTAAAGAAGAATGGAAGCGGTATACCATTGCATTAATCTTCTTGGCGATTGTCGGGGTCATCGATATCATGCCAGCAAGATTGGTCGGTATGGCGATTGATGATATTCATCAAGGCATATTAACAAATGAATTAATTCTAATATACATTCTTGGATTGATAGGGATTGCTGTTGCTTCCTATAGTTTGACGTATGTTTGGGTTAATAAACTATTTGGGGGAGCCTTTGTAGTTGAAAGAAAATTAAGATCTAAATTTATGAATCATTTGTTAAAAATGACACCGGTTTTTTATGAAAAATATAGAACCGGTGACTTAATGGCGCGTGGAACGAATGATCTGAAAGCAATTTCGACCACCGCAGGATTTGGGATATTAACTCTGATGGACAGCAGTATTTTCATGATTACTGTTTTATTTGCCATGGGGATACTGATTAGCTGGAAGCTGACTTTTGCAGCCATTATACCATTACCTATTATGGCGTATGTTATTAAGATTTTAGGAGAAAAAATTCATAAACGTTTCACGGTTGCGCAAGACAGATTTGGTGAAATGAATAACAGGGTGCTGGAATCTGTTTCAGGAGTCCGTGTCATTCGTGCATATGTGCAGGAAAGAGCAGATGAAGCCAGGTTTAATCAGATGACGGAAGACGTGTATGAGAAAAACCTGGCTGTCGCTAAAATCGATTCTTTATTTGGACCGATCATCAAAGTATTAGTCGGGATCAGTTATCTGATTGGTTTAGGATACGGTTCCTATTTAGTTTTTCAACAAACGATTTCACTAGGAGATCTTGTAACCTTTAACGTGTATTTAGGAATGATGATTTGGCCGATGTTTGCAGTCGGAGAGCTCATCAATGTTATGCAGCGGGGAAGTGCATCACTTGACCGTCTGCAAAATACGCTTTCTTACGAGCCAGATATTACAGATGTTGAAAAGCCAATTTCTGTATCTAAGCCAGAAAACGTGGATTTTAATCGGGTTTCGTTCCAGTACCCAACTTCTAATGTTCAAAACCTCGATCAGGTCAAAGTCCATTTCAATCGCGGGGAAACATTAGGGATTGTAGGGAAAACGGGAAGCGGGAAGACGACTTTTGTTAAACAATTACTAAAATATTATCCAAAAGGTGAGGGAGAACTTACCATTTCAGGAATTCCAATCGAACAGCAAACGATTGAGCAAGTTCGAGACTTTGTTGGGTATGTTCCTCAGGATCATACGTTATTTTCCAAAACAGTAAGAGAAAATATCTTATTCGGAAAGCCTGAAGCAACAGAGGAAGAGTTAAGAAAAGCCATCGAATTAGCCGCCTTTGACCAGGATATTCAGTTTCTGCCAGAGGGCTTAGAAACGCTTGTAGGGGAAAAAGGGGTAGCATTATCTGGCGGGCAAAAGCAGCGGATTTCGATTGCGCGGGCATTAATTAAAGACCCGGAAATTTTAATCTTAGACGACTCATTGTCAGCCGTTGATGCGAAGACAGAGTCTAGAATTATTGAGAATATACGCAGGGAACGTTCGGGGAAAACCACGATCATCACGACCCATCGTTTATCAGCAGTCCAGCATGCCGATTGGATCATTGTCCTGGATGATGGGAAGATTGCAGAAGAAGGAACTCATGAAATCCTTATGAAGATAAAAGATGGATGGTATCACGAACAATATTTGCACCAGCAGCTTGAAAGTGCTGTGGGCGGGGGTGATAACCAATGA
- a CDS encoding YheC/YheD family protein produces MRHTMEATLLQRLGLEAKEIKVLVGILAWEGRAGNIVGNKKLFEDLQKNLIQYKGISYIMTPNQSLDEHEIDGYLFIPKENIWIQTKLPIPNVIYNRVPYYQHEKSEKFEQFKINAAKKGIPFFNSSFLDKWSTYQLLSKHQKISNYLPDTTEVKDHESCYQFLKKYKCIYAKPKLRSKGFGVMRIRLKQDGKVYCETTSTTILFANFSRFWERFYTTFEKNQYIFQKAIEPKTFKGRRFDLRILGQFTGSEFNMTGIGVRQSFHQEVTTHIPKGGRIIPFSRVTHLTPIQQLEELTQMVGEELNKAYGVFYEFSIDIGLDEQKHPYIFEVNAKPMTFDEDEIESKRMKQLCHLFIQLYEEK; encoded by the coding sequence ATGAGGCATACCATGGAGGCTACCCTTTTACAGCGTCTTGGCTTGGAAGCAAAAGAAATAAAAGTTTTGGTAGGAATCTTAGCATGGGAGGGCCGAGCAGGCAATATTGTAGGCAATAAAAAGCTCTTTGAAGATTTGCAAAAAAATCTAATTCAGTATAAGGGAATCTCTTATATCATGACACCTAATCAATCATTAGATGAACATGAAATCGATGGCTACTTATTTATCCCTAAAGAAAATATTTGGATTCAGACAAAACTTCCGATCCCGAACGTTATTTATAACCGGGTTCCTTATTATCAGCATGAAAAAAGCGAGAAGTTCGAACAGTTTAAAATAAATGCTGCCAAAAAAGGAATCCCTTTTTTTAATTCAAGCTTTTTAGACAAATGGTCTACTTATCAATTACTATCGAAGCACCAGAAAATAAGTAATTATTTGCCAGATACAACCGAAGTAAAAGACCATGAGAGCTGTTATCAATTCCTCAAAAAATATAAGTGTATTTACGCTAAACCCAAACTAAGATCTAAAGGATTTGGCGTTATGCGGATACGTCTTAAACAGGATGGTAAGGTCTATTGTGAAACAACCTCCACTACGATATTATTTGCTAATTTCAGCCGATTTTGGGAACGGTTCTATACAACTTTTGAAAAAAATCAATATATCTTCCAGAAGGCCATTGAACCTAAAACATTTAAAGGGAGACGATTTGACCTGCGAATTTTAGGACAATTTACAGGGTCCGAATTTAATATGACTGGGATTGGGGTAAGGCAATCTTTTCATCAGGAGGTAACTACCCATATTCCAAAGGGAGGACGAATTATTCCCTTTTCAAGAGTGACACACCTCACCCCGATTCAGCAGCTTGAAGAGCTTACACAAATGGTTGGTGAAGAGCTTAATAAGGCTTATGGGGTTTTTTATGAATTTTCGATTGATATTGGACTTGACGAACAAAAGCATCCCTATATTTTTGAGGTGAATGCTAAGCCAATGACTTTTGATGAAGATGAAATCGAATCGAAAAGAATGAAACAGCTTTGCCATTTGTTTATCCAACTCTATGAAGAAAAATAA
- a CDS encoding ABC transporter ATP-binding protein produces the protein MSTGKRLVQYALKFKMMIIFALVMLSVSVGAELMGPFIAKKLIDDHIIGIESPWYETTQGEEAVNYNGTFYKRGAYFEEGEEKGSPARILQIQKDFIFVPSEIEFDGKRTFADGILTISNGDVTREYSGTKLNTREVMAFYQPEVPKIMILISAYFGLLVFASFFQYGQRFYLQKAANRIIQKMRNDVFQHISRLPIQYFDNLPAGKVVSRITNDTEAIRELYVAVLANFFTSIIYIIGVFIGLFILDPTLAAWCLLLVPILFIWMKLYRKYASVYNHVIRSKVSEINGMLNESIQGMSIIQAFRREKEMKQEFEALNDEHFQYQNKLLNLNSLTGHNLTWMLRNIVFVAFIWYFGGQSLGIGTVVSLGVLYAIVDYITRLFEPVNGIVNQLANLEQALVAGERVFQLMDEEGTPVSDEEIPRLKGHVQFEQVSFAYKEEDYVLKDIDFEAKPGQTVALVGHTGSGKSSILNLLFRYYDSQKGAIKIDGKDVKDLPKQALRKHMAIVLQDPFLFTGTIASNISMDDDKITRKQMEMALKAVGGDQILKHLEKGLDEPVIEKGSTLSSGQRQLISFARALAFDPAILVLDEATSNIDTETEAVIQKAMDVLKKGRTTFIIAHRLSTIKNADLILVLDRGQIVERGNHEQLMNNGGKYYQMYQLQKGGKSSLAV, from the coding sequence ATGAGTACAGGTAAAAGACTAGTACAGTATGCATTAAAGTTTAAAATGATGATTATTTTCGCGTTGGTAATGCTATCAGTTTCAGTTGGTGCTGAGCTAATGGGACCATTTATTGCGAAAAAATTGATTGATGATCATATTATTGGAATTGAATCTCCTTGGTATGAAACGACTCAAGGGGAAGAGGCTGTAAACTATAATGGGACTTTTTATAAGCGAGGAGCCTATTTTGAAGAAGGAGAAGAGAAAGGGTCTCCTGCCCGGATTCTTCAAATTCAAAAAGATTTTATTTTTGTTCCCTCAGAGATTGAATTTGACGGGAAACGGACATTTGCAGATGGAATTCTAACAATCTCAAACGGAGATGTAACAAGGGAGTATTCAGGAACGAAATTAAACACAAGGGAAGTGATGGCTTTTTACCAGCCGGAGGTTCCCAAAATAATGATTTTAATCAGTGCTTATTTCGGACTTCTTGTCTTTGCTTCATTCTTCCAATATGGTCAGCGGTTTTACCTTCAAAAAGCCGCTAATCGGATTATTCAAAAGATGCGAAATGATGTGTTTCAGCATATTTCACGCTTGCCGATTCAGTATTTTGATAATTTGCCAGCTGGTAAAGTAGTGTCCCGAATCACAAACGATACCGAAGCAATTCGGGAGCTCTATGTCGCGGTTTTGGCAAACTTCTTTACCAGTATCATCTATATTATTGGGGTATTTATCGGGCTCTTCATCTTAGATCCAACACTAGCAGCCTGGTGCTTGCTATTAGTGCCGATTCTATTCATTTGGATGAAGCTTTATCGAAAATACGCTTCTGTCTACAACCATGTCATTCGCTCAAAAGTAAGTGAAATTAATGGGATGTTAAATGAATCGATTCAAGGGATGTCAATCATTCAAGCCTTTAGAAGAGAAAAAGAGATGAAACAAGAATTCGAAGCATTGAATGATGAACACTTTCAATACCAAAATAAATTGTTAAATCTCAACTCTTTAACCGGGCATAATTTGACATGGATGTTGAGAAATATCGTGTTTGTTGCATTCATCTGGTATTTCGGAGGACAGTCATTAGGGATCGGAACCGTGGTTTCACTCGGAGTCTTGTATGCGATCGTTGATTATATCACACGGCTTTTTGAACCAGTAAACGGGATTGTGAACCAGTTAGCTAATTTAGAACAGGCATTAGTAGCTGGGGAGCGGGTGTTTCAGCTGATGGATGAAGAAGGGACTCCGGTGAGTGATGAAGAGATTCCGCGGCTTAAAGGCCATGTTCAATTTGAACAGGTTTCTTTCGCTTATAAAGAGGAGGACTATGTCTTAAAGGATATTGACTTTGAAGCAAAACCGGGTCAAACCGTTGCCCTGGTGGGTCATACCGGCTCAGGAAAAAGCTCCATTCTCAATTTGCTGTTTCGCTATTATGATAGTCAAAAAGGAGCTATTAAAATAGACGGAAAAGATGTTAAAGATCTTCCAAAACAAGCCTTACGAAAACATATGGCCATCGTTCTTCAGGATCCATTTTTATTTACAGGGACGATTGCATCTAATATTAGTATGGATGACGACAAAATTACCCGTAAGCAGATGGAAATGGCCCTGAAAGCGGTAGGGGGAGATCAAATCCTAAAGCATCTGGAAAAAGGATTAGATGAACCTGTTATTGAAAAAGGAAGTACTTTATCTTCCGGTCAGCGGCAGCTAATTAGCTTTGCCCGCGCACTCGCGTTTGATCCTGCCATATTAGTGTTAGATGAGGCGACTTCTAATATTGATACGGAAACTGAAGCGGTGATTCAAAAGGCGATGGATGTGCTTAAAAAAGGAAGGACCACCTTTATCATTGCGCACCGACTCTCCACTATCAAAAATGCTGACCTGATTCTCGTGTTAGACAGAGGTCAAATTGTTGAAAGAGGAAATCATGAGCAGCTGATGAACAATGGCGGGAAGTATTACCAAATGTACCAGCTGCAAAAGGGTGGAAAAAGCTCGCTGGCAGTGTAA
- a CDS encoding ABC transporter ATP-binding protein, with the protein MAELRLEHIYKVYEKDVTAVKDFNLHIQDKEFIVFVGPSGCGKSTTLRMIAGLEEITQGDFYIDDKRVNDVAPKDRDIAMVFQNYALYPHMSVYDNMAFGLKLRKFPKAEIDRRVKEAAKILGLEAYLDRKPKALSGGQRQRVALGRAIVRDAKVFLMDEPLSNLDAKLRVQMRAEIAKLHQRLQTTTIYVTHDQTEAMTMATRIVVMKDGVIQQVGSPKEVYEKPENIFVGGFIGSPAMNFFSGKIEGDQFVAGETKLTIPEGKLKVLKEQGYTGKEVVLGIRPEDIHDEPIFIESSPGTTFSAHIEVAELTGAEMMLYSQVAGQDFVARIDSRSEVKAGQTVDLAFDLNKAHFFDAETELRIRPEGAPVTSQEEIAAELEK; encoded by the coding sequence GTGGCAGAGCTAAGACTTGAACATATCTACAAAGTTTATGAAAAAGATGTAACAGCCGTTAAAGATTTTAATCTTCATATTCAGGACAAGGAATTTATCGTTTTCGTCGGTCCTTCTGGCTGTGGAAAATCTACGACTTTAAGAATGATAGCAGGATTAGAGGAAATCACTCAAGGGGATTTTTACATTGATGATAAGCGTGTAAACGATGTTGCGCCAAAAGACCGCGATATCGCGATGGTGTTCCAAAACTACGCTCTATATCCGCATATGTCTGTTTATGATAATATGGCTTTTGGACTTAAGCTTCGCAAATTTCCTAAAGCCGAAATTGACCGTCGTGTAAAAGAAGCAGCCAAAATTCTTGGCCTTGAAGCTTATTTAGACCGTAAACCAAAGGCTCTTTCAGGCGGTCAGCGTCAGCGTGTGGCCTTAGGCCGTGCCATAGTCCGGGATGCAAAAGTATTCCTAATGGACGAACCGCTTTCAAACCTGGATGCAAAACTCCGTGTTCAAATGCGTGCGGAAATCGCAAAGCTTCATCAGCGTCTGCAAACAACCACGATCTACGTAACCCATGACCAAACAGAAGCAATGACCATGGCTACTCGTATCGTTGTTATGAAGGACGGGGTTATTCAGCAAGTCGGATCTCCAAAAGAAGTCTATGAAAAACCTGAAAATATTTTTGTTGGCGGCTTTATTGGTTCTCCGGCAATGAACTTCTTCTCAGGAAAAATTGAAGGAGACCAATTTGTTGCTGGTGAAACGAAGCTTACCATCCCCGAAGGAAAGTTAAAAGTATTAAAAGAGCAAGGATATACAGGAAAAGAAGTAGTTTTAGGAATTCGTCCTGAGGACATCCACGATGAGCCTATATTTATTGAATCTTCACCTGGCACTACTTTTAGTGCCCATATTGAAGTAGCGGAACTTACCGGTGCTGAAATGATGCTTTACTCACAGGTTGCCGGTCAGGATTTTGTTGCTAGAATCGATTCAAGATCAGAAGTAAAAGCTGGCCAAACCGTTGATTTAGCCTTTGATTTAAATAAGGCACACTTCTTTGATGCGGAAACTGAACTTCGAATTCGTCCAGAAGGTGCTCCTGTAACGTCTCAGGAAGAAATAGCTGCTGAATTAGAAAAATAA
- a CDS encoding YheC/YheD family protein: MKLCTLKIIEQEEDILGFPQSWNHIKPVKVSFGGRTKEVHSAPLTITDHTFLLSRSLAEKLSIPLTIRRLHVIQKEDTLHFGPLIGIITSGFSSIKTKPVGDRSSFFSRLMRNQAKYGVAFILFGKDHINWDEGTIKGYSYGEKGWEQITAPFPNVIYDRLPNRRMEGEEKFRTVKKKLQEEYLIPWFNPGFFNKLDVFERIEQDDEAKAYLPETHAFTSFSVIEQMLSKYGHVYVKPQNGSLGSGIHQIIYVRESDFYYCRFKDKDGNKRLRKYQTLERLFNNLFKNRSLKNMMVQQGISLMRYDQHPVDFRIHTNKDESGNWTVSAIAAKVAGTGSPTTHIKNGGEVKTLEEIVPDTKLRKQMKERITKASLVLSRALEQNMEGIIAEIGFDLGVDKEGRIWLFEANSKPGRSIFIHPDLRGFEKLTRKLMLSYAIYLTKMSILSPEELFT, encoded by the coding sequence ATGAAGCTTTGTACACTTAAAATCATAGAGCAAGAAGAAGATATATTAGGCTTCCCCCAAAGTTGGAACCATATTAAACCTGTGAAGGTTTCTTTTGGAGGCAGAACGAAGGAAGTCCATAGTGCTCCCTTGACAATAACAGATCATACTTTTCTCTTATCAAGGTCTCTTGCAGAGAAGCTCTCCATCCCTCTTACCATAAGACGTCTCCATGTCATCCAAAAGGAGGACACTCTGCATTTCGGTCCATTAATCGGAATTATTACATCAGGCTTTTCATCGATTAAAACAAAGCCTGTTGGTGATCGAAGTTCTTTTTTTTCTAGATTGATGAGAAATCAGGCTAAATACGGAGTTGCGTTTATATTGTTTGGAAAAGACCATATCAACTGGGATGAAGGAACGATAAAAGGCTATTCTTATGGCGAGAAGGGCTGGGAACAAATAACCGCCCCCTTTCCAAATGTTATTTATGACCGCCTTCCTAATCGCAGAATGGAGGGTGAAGAAAAGTTTCGCACCGTTAAAAAGAAACTTCAAGAAGAATATCTCATTCCCTGGTTTAATCCTGGATTCTTTAATAAATTAGATGTATTTGAACGAATTGAACAGGACGATGAGGCTAAAGCATATTTACCGGAAACCCATGCCTTTACATCCTTTAGTGTCATTGAACAGATGCTTTCCAAATATGGCCATGTTTATGTTAAGCCGCAAAATGGCAGCTTAGGCAGCGGAATACATCAAATTATCTACGTCAGAGAATCAGACTTCTACTATTGCCGCTTCAAAGACAAGGATGGAAACAAACGCTTGCGAAAGTATCAAACATTAGAAAGACTGTTCAATAATCTTTTTAAAAATAGATCTTTGAAGAACATGATGGTTCAACAAGGAATATCTTTAATGAGGTATGATCAACATCCTGTTGACTTTCGGATTCACACCAATAAGGATGAATCAGGCAATTGGACCGTTTCCGCAATTGCAGCAAAGGTTGCTGGCACTGGCAGTCCTACCACCCACATTAAAAATGGCGGTGAGGTAAAGACCTTAGAAGAAATCGTGCCTGACACGAAACTCAGAAAACAAATGAAAGAACGTATTACAAAGGCAAGCCTCGTTTTAAGCCGCGCATTAGAACAGAATATGGAAGGAATTATTGCTGAAATCGGCTTTGATTTAGGTGTTGATAAGGAAGGAAGGATATGGCTTTTTGAAGCTAATTCTAAACCCGGTCGTTCTATCTTTATCCATCCTGACTTGAGAGGGTTTGAGAAGCTTACAAGAAAGCTGATGCTCTCTTACGCGATTTATTTAACGAAAATGTCGATTCTTTCCCCTGAGGAGTTATTTACATGA
- the fumC gene encoding class II fumarate hydratase — translation MEYRIERDTLGEVQVPKDKLWGAQTQRSLQNFAIGQEVMPLEVMHAFAQLKKAAATVNHDLGKLSAEKKDAIVKACDEIIAGKHDSEFPLKVWQTGSGTQSNMNANEVIAFLANQFLTDREINQKVHPNDDVNMSQSSNDTFPTAMHIAAYKYVSEKLIPAADKMIQTLREKEEKFRSVVKIGRTHLQDATPLTLGQEISGWRAMFEKSQKMISESMKYVLKLAIGGTAVGTGINAEPDFGDRVADVLQTNTGYPFRSSDNKFHALTSHDELVHAHGAIKALAADFMKIANDVRWLSSGPRSGIGELTIPANEPGSSIMPGKVNPTQSEAVTMVCSQIFGNDATIGFAASQGNFELNVFKPVIIYNFLQSVRLLSDSIHSFNDKCLVGLEANEEKIEQYLQDSLMLVTALNPHIGYEKAAEIAKKAFKENTTLKAAALATGYITEEQFDEWVDPRKMVRF, via the coding sequence ATGGAATATCGGATTGAAAGAGATACCCTAGGAGAAGTTCAAGTTCCTAAGGACAAACTCTGGGGAGCGCAAACACAACGAAGTCTGCAAAACTTTGCGATCGGTCAAGAGGTTATGCCACTCGAGGTTATGCACGCTTTCGCTCAATTAAAAAAAGCAGCAGCAACGGTTAACCATGACTTAGGTAAGTTATCAGCCGAGAAAAAAGACGCAATCGTTAAAGCGTGTGATGAAATCATTGCTGGGAAACATGACAGTGAATTTCCGCTCAAAGTCTGGCAGACAGGAAGTGGAACTCAGTCCAATATGAACGCGAATGAAGTCATCGCCTTTTTAGCCAATCAATTTTTAACTGATAGAGAAATAAATCAAAAAGTTCATCCAAATGATGATGTCAATATGTCTCAAAGTTCAAATGATACCTTTCCTACAGCGATGCACATTGCCGCTTATAAATATGTATCAGAAAAGCTGATTCCCGCTGCAGATAAAATGATTCAAACTTTAAGAGAAAAGGAAGAGAAGTTCCGTTCTGTAGTAAAAATTGGACGAACTCACCTCCAGGACGCAACTCCATTGACACTTGGACAAGAAATCAGCGGGTGGAGAGCGATGTTCGAAAAATCGCAAAAAATGATCAGCGAAAGTATGAAGTATGTACTGAAACTGGCTATTGGCGGAACAGCTGTCGGAACAGGGATTAACGCTGAGCCAGATTTTGGAGATCGGGTTGCAGATGTATTACAAACGAATACCGGGTATCCTTTCCGTTCATCGGACAACAAATTTCATGCGCTTACTTCTCATGATGAACTTGTTCATGCCCATGGGGCAATAAAAGCGTTAGCAGCTGACTTTATGAAAATAGCCAATGATGTTCGCTGGTTATCCAGCGGCCCGAGAAGTGGCATTGGAGAACTTACGATTCCTGCAAACGAACCAGGAAGTTCGATTATGCCAGGAAAAGTAAACCCAACCCAAAGTGAAGCCGTTACGATGGTATGCAGTCAAATATTTGGAAACGATGCAACGATTGGATTTGCTGCAAGCCAAGGGAATTTTGAATTAAATGTATTTAAACCTGTGATTATATACAATTTCCTTCAATCTGTCCGGCTTTTATCTGACAGTATCCATTCCTTTAACGATAAATGTTTAGTCGGATTAGAAGCGAATGAAGAAAAAATTGAGCAATACTTGCAAGATTCTTTAATGCTTGTAACCGCGTTAAATCCCCATATTGGATATGAAAAAGCTGCAGAAATTGCGAAAAAAGCGTTTAAAGAAAATACAACGCTAAAAGCAGCTGCCTTAGCGACCGGCTATATTACAGAAGAACAATTTGATGAGTGGGTAGACCCTCGGAAAATGGTTCGATTTTAA
- a CDS encoding DUF5342 family protein yields the protein MISHFQCKPIHSSKLLGWSISFFYNGRLIVGTYRRDGQIEWDQNPPSPEELEIVSKAIHELMLFHVYDGS from the coding sequence ATGATTTCACATTTTCAGTGTAAGCCTATTCATTCATCAAAGCTTTTGGGCTGGTCAATTTCATTTTTTTATAATGGCAGACTTATTGTGGGAACATATCGGAGAGATGGCCAAATTGAATGGGACCAAAACCCGCCATCGCCCGAAGAGCTAGAAATTGTTTCAAAAGCGATTCACGAGCTCATGCTTTTTCATGTGTATGATGGATCTTAA
- a CDS encoding alpha/beta-type small acid-soluble spore protein, with amino-acid sequence MARNNNNNQLLVPGVQQALNQMKVEIAQEFGVQLGADTTSRANGSVGGEITKRLVSMAESQLGGGFPQA; translated from the coding sequence ATGGCACGTAACAACAACAACAACCAATTATTAGTACCTGGAGTTCAACAAGCTCTTAACCAAATGAAGGTTGAGATCGCACAAGAATTTGGTGTACAACTTGGTGCTGACACTACTTCACGTGCAAACGGATCTGTTGGAGGAGAAATCACTAAGCGCCTAGTATCAATGGCTGAAAGCCAACTTGGCGGAGGATTCCCTCAAGCGTAA
- a CDS encoding PucR family transcriptional regulator, with the protein MIEKLIKQYPSAKLQEEEPRNKNAYQWYFDEKDKMYLGIQRQDLTKEAEDLLACLFEKWEPAESSLASRNLSIVQKGWYSLLHGGQISEVIGEINHLRFIHIELPDSDLSPVDVEEACTGFFNQTIQPVWLTNTSLILIEKDSSDSIQLDDVIAFSKVLEGDFYFKGKFYLGKWRYISNLNDTAVFFQKENLLFQSLQRDFAKQTYFTFERVIPYLIINQLPKNFILKLKEEYQSVLEDPELLHTAQVYIENNMNASLTAKKMFMHRNSLLYRIDKFTEKTGLDLKQYESAWIIYFLSLLSE; encoded by the coding sequence ATGATTGAAAAATTGATTAAACAATATCCATCTGCTAAGCTCCAAGAGGAAGAGCCCCGAAATAAAAATGCGTATCAATGGTATTTTGATGAAAAAGATAAAATGTATCTCGGAATTCAGCGACAGGATTTAACGAAAGAAGCTGAGGATTTACTTGCCTGCCTTTTTGAAAAATGGGAACCGGCCGAATCTTCTCTTGCCTCACGTAATTTATCTATCGTCCAAAAAGGGTGGTACTCACTGTTACACGGTGGACAAATAAGCGAAGTGATCGGTGAGATTAATCATTTACGTTTTATCCATATTGAACTCCCTGATTCTGATTTATCCCCTGTAGATGTCGAGGAAGCTTGTACTGGATTTTTTAATCAAACGATTCAGCCTGTTTGGCTAACCAATACATCATTGATTCTCATTGAAAAGGATTCGTCTGATTCCATACAGTTGGACGATGTCATTGCCTTTAGCAAAGTCTTAGAAGGTGATTTTTACTTCAAGGGGAAATTTTATTTAGGAAAATGGCGATATATCTCAAATTTAAACGACACTGCTGTCTTTTTCCAAAAAGAAAATCTGCTTTTCCAAAGTCTTCAACGCGATTTTGCAAAACAAACGTATTTTACGTTTGAACGGGTAATTCCCTACCTGATTATTAATCAATTACCAAAAAACTTTATTTTGAAGCTGAAGGAAGAATATCAATCCGTTTTAGAAGATCCAGAGCTCTTACATACAGCGCAAGTGTATATTGAAAATAATATGAACGCCTCTCTAACTGCTAAAAAGATGTTTATGCATCGTAATAGTTTATTATATAGAATTGATAAATTTACTGAAAAAACAGGACTGGATTTGAAACAATATGAGTCGGCCTGGATTATTTATTTTTTGAGTTTACTCTCCGAATAG